The genome window GCCCACAGTGTGGTTCAGAGTTAGTGATCCGCAATAGTAAATCAGGCCCTTTTTTAGGATGCGCAAGTTATCCCAAATGCGATTTTATTAGGCCGTTGGCACATCACGATAGTAACGAAATTAAAGTTCTTGAAGATTCAGCATGCCCGCAGTGCAGCAAACCGCTGGTGGTTAAAAATGGGCGCTACGGTATGTTTATTGGGTGTACGGGATATCCAGAGTGCCATTACATTGCTAACGAAAATGAAGAAAAACAAAGCGAAGACACTTTGCCAAGTTGCCCTAAATGCAAAAAAGGTCATTTAGTCGCGCGCAGTAATAAATTTGGTAAAGTATTTTATTCTTGTGATTGCTATCCAAGTTGTAAATACACACTTAATAATAAACCGGTTGAACACCCGTGTCCTGAATGTAACTGGCCTATCGTCAT of Pseudoalteromonas arctica A 37-1-2 contains these proteins:
- a CDS encoding DNA topoisomerase family protein, translating into MSKIDHSLFSANKHALEKEYEICPQCGSELVIRNSKSGPFLGCASYPKCDFIRPLAHHDSNEIKVLEDSACPQCSKPLVVKNGRYGMFIGCTGYPECHYIANENEEKQSEDTLPSCPKCKKGHLVARSNKFGKVFYSCDCYPSCKYTLNNKPVEHPCPECNWPIVIERNMANGTLLQCPQKSCMHKLTPTE